DNA from Leptospira mayottensis 200901116:
GATCTCCTGCCTTACGGACGCATTTCACTTCTCCTTGGATTACGAAAACCTTCCTTGGATTTTATTTTTCGGAATCACATCCGTTTTTTTATTCAACGGAAAATTGCCGGGTTTAAACGAACTTTATGTTTTGGGCAGTTTTTTTCTCGTGTTTCTGATCCTGTTTTTTTTATTTCCGGGTGGAATCGGGTTCGGAGACGTTTTGTTTGCTCCCGTTTACGCGTTGATCGCAGGTCATCCTTGGTGGATGTTCTTTTTAAACGCCTCTTACATTCCGGCAGTTTTGTTCACGATTGTTCTTCGGGAAAGAGGAAAAAGTTTGCGTAAAGCCCCAATTCCTATGGGTTTATATTTCGGAATCGGCCTAATTATCACTTTTTTAAGCAAGGTTCTTTTTGATTCCAATCTACTTCCATTTACAATCTTTTCCGAATATTCAAATTCTGATTGATTCTTATTTTTTAGAACTTGTCCCAAATCAAGATCTAATTGTCATTTCGTTACTTAAGAGCCTGCCCCAAAACTATAGGAGCCTCGATGAGAACTTAACAATTATAAAATATGCTTGGAAGCTCGTAAACTTCCAAAAAGACATAACTTGTGGAACTTCTATATTTGATTACGAACTTACTGAATCATTGTAACTGATTTCTTTTAAGGTTTTTAAGACAAGCTCTAAAAGAGCACAATAGTTCCAATAGACTTCATCTTTTTTGAGAGTTTATAGGTTACCGTCTTTTCTTCGTTAAACGAACAAAAGTCCTTACAATTTCTACGGAAACAAGAAAATGAATTCAAAAAAGATAAACTTGCAGCTGATTCCAAGATAAACTCATAACATTGGAATTTTATGACAGGCCTTAAAAACCAACGATTCAAAAATACACAACCCTCATATCCATACCGCCGTGAGTGACATGAATCGTATCCGTTTTAATTCCCATATTACGAATCAAAACGGACCAACACTCTTCGTTCGGGCAAAGTACAAAACCGCCGATCTCGGAAGGAAGTTCCCACCAATGTGTCAATCTTTCACCCAATTTTTTATAAAAAGCGCTCGAAGAACCAATTCCCAACCTAAGTCCGTAAGGCGGATTGAGAAACATCCAGATTCGTCGACGTTTTCCTAAGGTATTCCAAACCTCCTGCGGGGAATATAGAAAAAAGTCACCTTCATTTTGAACAAAACCAAAAGAATCAAAAAATCCATAGTACTTTAGAAAATCTTGATATAAATTCATTCTATTTTTAGTATATTCGAAAGTTGCCCCGTTCAATTCGTTCCACCAGATTCCAATCGGGCTCCCGATGGAATCCTTCAGCGTTTTTTTCTTTAAAAAATCCCAAGTCGCTCTCGGAAATTCCTCCATATCCTGAAACAGATAATCTCTCAAATAATGAGGAAAACAGATTCCTAAAATCGAATCCACAGATTCCCGAATGAATGTCCCAGTTCCCGCAAACGGAACCAAAACCGCGTCTGGATTAGGGAGGATTTTGTGCATTCTCTCGACCAAATATCTCGCAAGGTCTTCTCGAATCGGAGCAGACTTGGAGAGAATTTGAAAATTTCCCCTTTGATTGAGAGGCTCTCCGGAAAGACTAACGCTTAAAATGATTTCGTCCTCCACCAAAAGCGCACTGAGTTCCGTAGTTCTATGATTTTCGGAATTCGCGGTAACTCCTTCTGTTTCCCAAAGCCTCCTTAAATCCTCAGGAGTCCATTCGGCTCGTCCCTTAACCTGAGGACGAAGTTGGAGATTCCATTTCTCCGGAAGAATTTTAGATTTTCTTAATGAAGATTCGAATTCTCGAAAAGAAAAGGACCGTTTAAACGGATACATTCCCAAATTCAATCGAAAATCCCTTGTCCAAGGAATTCTTATTAATAATTCGAGTGCCTGTCTAAAGTTCGCATTTTCGAGCAATATCTTTCCGGGTAAAATCTTTAAAAACGGAGTTTGTGCTTTTGGAAGATAAGGATCCGAGATAATTTTTTTCGCGATCTGTTCGGTTTCTTTGGAAGATCCCGTTGGAAGTAGATACTCCCACCTTCTCAACTGACCCGATTTAAACTTTGGAAACTTCCAGCGCATAAGACGCAGAATGAAAAATGAGGATTTGAATGCCTATCTGAAAATTTTTTCCGCTTTAGAAGTAGTCAGACACGTTCCTTTTTTCCGCTTTTTTTGAGCGTTTCGAATTCTTTCAGAGATACAACCTGTCCGTCCACAAGATGGATCTGTCTTTTTGTTTTCGAAGCAAAGTCCGAATCGTGAGTGACCACAAGAATCGTAGCTTTCGTTTCTCGATTGACCTTTTCGAGAATGTTCATAACCACCTTTGTGTTCGTCGAATCCAAGGCCCCTGTAGGTTCGTCCGCAAATATGTATTTCGGATTCATCACAAGTGCGCGTGCGATCGCCACTCTTTGTGCCTGACCTCCAGATAAACGATTAATTCGATAGTCCATTCTATCCTTTAGATCGAACTCCTCCAAAAGATATTCCGCATAACTTTGACATTTCTTTAAAAGCCCGGCTTTTCTTGCGGGCATCAAAACGTTTTCGATCGCGGTGAACTCAGGTAATAAGTAATGAAACTGAAAAATGAATCCCATTTTCTTATTTCTAAAATCGTGGATTTCTTCCTCATTCATCCGATAGATATTTTTTCCGTCGACCTCGACCGTTCCAGAACTCGGAGGATCCAAGGAACTAATCATATACAAAAGCGTGCTCTTTCCGGAACCGGATTTTCCCGTTAGAGATACATAGTCTCCTTCCTCGATATCCAAACTGACCCCTTTGATGATTTCCGAATTACCGAAAGTTTTTCTAAGATCATTTACGGAGATTCTAGCACGGCTTGCAGTTTGCATTCTATTCTCCTCGTATGATTTCGATCGGTGATAGTTTTCCGGCGGATCTTGCGGGAATCCAACTCGCGATCAAAGTGGCGATCATCGATTGTGCAAACGCCTGCATGTAAATCGCAGGAGCAAAAGAAACGACCATCGTTGTAGCTTTTGCAGAAAAAAGCGGATTGGTAAACGGAAGCGTTTCGATTCTGATACAAACCAAAAATCCGACCAATAACCCTATGATTCCTCCGGAAAGTCCTAAAATCAGTCCTTGTAAGAGAAAAATCATCAACACTTCATTTGGTCTGTAACCGATGGATCTAAGAATCGCAATCTCCCTTTTTTTCTGATTGATAATCACATTCAGAATATTATATATTCCAAATCCGGCAACCGTCAAAATAGCAGCCGTCATGGAATATCTAATTGCGTCCTGAAGTTTAAAGATGGCAAAAAAACTTGTATTCGCTTCCTGCCAGCTTACAACCCTTTCGTCTCCCACATTTCTCCATTCTTCCGCTTTCTGAAGTGAAAGATTTACGTCCTTCAAGCGAACGGCTATATCCGTGACCATTCCAGACTGAGCCGTCAAAAGTTGAACTTCGGATAACAATCCATAGGCGATACTATCATCGAGAGCTTTGTTTCCGGAACGAAAAATTCCGGCAATTCGAAACGGAGTTTTGTCTTGATAGCTGGAAGAAATCCATACCGTTTTGTTCAACCCGAGGCCGAGAAATTTCGCAAGCCCATCACCTAAGATGATTCTATTTCCCGCAGACAGGGACTCCACACTTCCTTCCGTAATATAATCGGCGAGAGGTGTAACTTGAACCTGTCTGGACGGAATAATTCCTATGATCTTTCCGGTTTCCTGATTGGAACCGGAAAATAGAAATACTCTTCCGCTCACCTGCGGAGAATATGCCTGCACTTCTTTATCCTGATCCAATCGTTCATACCAGAGACTAGCTTTGCTTAGATGTGTGGAACCGCGTTTTCCGGAAGGAGGGGAAAGCCAAAATACGTTTTCTCCCGGAAACAAATCGTCCATAGAATTCGGCTGAATGATTTCTTGTCTAGGACTGATTCGAACATGACAATCAGCGTTGATCAGTTGATCAACGAGATATCCTCTAAATCCGAGAAGAACCCCGGAAATGATGATAAAAGCGGCCGTGCCCAAAACGATTCCCGAAAGTGTCGTCAGGGTTTGTTTTCCTCTAACGAGCATTTGCCTGACTGCGATAAACAACATTATGGTACCTCTGAAAGTCTATCTCCGGCTTGAATATCCCCTTCTTTCACTTCAATAAATTGCTCCGATTTTAATCCAGGCGTAAAAGAAATCTCTATCGATTTACCATTTCTGAATATTATAATTTTACGTTTCTTTTCGTATTTCCTAGGGACAAGAACCACGTTTTCCCTATTTCCAATTTCGATCGCGACATCCGCACTCATTCCGGGAAGAACACCTTCAGGAAAATATGTCGTTTCTATCCTTGCAAAGAACTGACCGGCTCGCGAGAATGTTCCCTGTACACGTCCTTGCGTGACCTCGTTTGGCTTCCCTTCAAAACGGATCAAAGCCTTTTGTCCCTTACGAACCGAAAGTAAAATCTGTTCATCAAGCGCTACGATAAGATATTTGGATCCTGTTCCCAGAACTTCGATCGCGAGAAGATTTTGAAAGGCCACTTCTCCCTCGTGATAACCGACGTCAGAAACGACCCCTCGAATCGGAGAACGAACAACGGTCGCTCCTTCAAGTTGAAGCAAAGCTTGACCCGGTACCACTTCGTCCCCTTCCAAAACAAAAACCTTCGTAATTTTAGTCGGAACTCCGACTCTGAATCGAAACGTATTCAAAGAATGAACAGTCCCAAGCCCGTAAACCTTCTCCGCAATCGGCCCGAGAACGGCTACGTCTTCCGCCTTATTTTTTCCCTTCATAGATAGGAATAGAAACAAAAGCAAAACAGGAAGAAGTGGCAAAAGAATTCGAAACGGAAAACGTAAGGATCGATATACAGAAAACCAAAATTTTATTTTATCAATTAAGACATTCATACAAACTTCTGATAAGAATCGGCTCCGATATTAAGATTTCTTTTTTTTCACTTTCGTCGCTACAGGAATAGGTGACTTCTTTTTAGCTTTAGGTTTTAAAGCCAATTCCTTTTTTGTTTTAGGCTTAAGTCCTCTTGCTATAAACTCGATCGTTCTCTTCAACTCTACATCCTGATCCGAGTAGCCTTCCGTTTCTGGTCTATAGAGAATTTCCGTAAATAAGACGTATCCGGCAAGGTTAGACACAATTAAACGGAATACGGAATCGATCGGCATATCGATAATCATTCCCTTTTCTTGAAAGCTCTTAAGACGCTCCTTAAGTTTAGGTGCCAGTTTTTCCTTGAAAACTCGCTTCAAAACGGTTTGAATCTCAAACGTGATAAAAGCCTCTTGAAAAATGATTCGAATCAAATGCTTATTTTTTATTATGAACGCCACCCTTTCTTCGAAAATCGCCGTAAGAAATTCTTCTAAAGTTGAAAACTCCTGGGCAAAAATCGCCTGCAGCCTTTTGAGCGAGATCGGTGCAATAAAATCTTCTAGGATTGGCAGAACTAAACTCAGAAGAAGTTCCTTTTTACTCTTAAAATACTTGAAGATCAGCCCTTCCGCAACTCCGGCCTTTTTGGCTATCTCTCCCGTAGTTGCGGCAGAAAAACCTTTTTGAGCAAATACTTCAACCGCGGCCAAAAAGATTTTTTTTTGCCCTTCCGGCCAATCTCGTTCGAGTTCGATACTGTTTTGCACTTCTTCTTGTGCTTGCAAATTCATAGTGAGTGATTACTCACTCATTATTGAGACGCATAAAAATTTGTCAAGACCCAAATTCTTTTTGATTCCCGATTTTTCACGACTCAGCTTCAAAAACTCAAACTCAATTTTTGTACACTTGTAACGACAACAGAAGTAACGTACTGATCTGTTCGTGACAGCAGAACTCAAAGAAATGTATTTTTTGGAACCGTATTCGAGCAAAATATTTTTGACTTGAGCGTCCACCTCCACTTAAACCTATTATAACTATAAGTTTTGAGAATCCGATTTCAATTCTCAATCCATATCACACGCAAAAAGAGTCAGAATGTTTCAACGTATCCCCACCCACTTAAAACTCGTCTTAGGTTATGTTCTCTACTTCGCTTTTATTCTCTTCCTGTACAAGATCGCATTTCTTTCGGTGTATTGGTATCGACTCCAAGACGTTCCTTTCAAAGAAGTCTTACTCGCGTTTCTTCTAGGCTTTCGTTTCGACCTCGTCGTGATCGGAATGACCTTGGGATTGTTCGCTCTTCTTTCCGTATTGCCGTATTTAAATCGATTCAAACTATATCGCTTTTTTTGGGGATACACTCCGATCCTTTTGGGAATTTGGATGATCGCACATCTGATCGCGGACATCATTTATTTTGAAAACGCAAACAAACATATCGGTTATGAAGGATTCGTATTTCTCGGAAAAGATTTAGGCGTGATTCTTAAATCGGCCTTGGAGCAAAACACGGTTACGTTTTTGATCGGAATTGCATTCCTACTATTTTTTCTTCCCTTATCGACATGGTTATTTCTTAAATACAACCCGTACCGATATCGGGAAGAATCTTGGAAATCCACACTGTTTCAGATCTCGGCCGTTTTGGTCGTTACGATCATCGCAATCCGAGGAGGCATTCAAGAATCTCCCATAAGAGCTACGAACGCAATCGTTTCCGGAAACAACTTCGTAAACAATATCGCACTCAACGGCGTTTTCACTTCGATCATGGATTTAAAAAGCCAGTCCATCCCGAAATTCTTAAAATTGGAAACGGAGGAAGCAATCGAGATCGTACGAAAAGAAATTTCCTATCCGGGCTCAGAATTCGTCAGCGATAAATATCCGATCTTACGCGTTCAACAAGAAACCAATCCCGGAACTCCTCCCAATGTAGTCTTAATTATGCTTGAAAATTGGACGGGAAAATTTATCAAACCGATCTCGAACGGACTTGTAGAGGGAAAGGAAGTCACACCGTATTTTAATCAGCTCTTAAAAAAAGGAAGATTCTATAATCGATTCATCGCCTCCGGCGGAAGAACCACAAATGGAATGATGTCGATCCTTACAGGGATTCCCGACCGTCCAGGTCTGACCGTAGTGAGAACGCATCAGGTTCTCGGAAACTTTTCTGGTATCGGTAATATTTTCAAAAGAATGGGTTATGATACTTATTTCGTGACCGGTGGAGATTTAAGTTTCGACAACAAAAGTACTCTTATGCCTCACTGGGGCTTCGATACCGTACTCGGGGAAAAGGAAATCGCAAAGTTAGGAAGATTTCAACTGGGAGCCTGGGGATACGACGACGCAGACGTATTACAATTGTTGCATGAACGAATTTCCACTTCTAAAAAACCGATTTTAGGTCTTGCCCTGACCCTGACGACTCACTACCCCTATAGGACTCCTTCAGAAAAATTCAGGATTTTTGATACTTCCACAAGAGATTACGATTTTTTGAACGTTTACAATTACGCAGATTGGGCGATTCATAATTTTATTACCCAGGCCGAAAAATCGAAATACTTCAAGAACACTATTTTCGTTTTCGTTGCGGATCATACCCATCACAGATATCTGGATTACTACGAGGACAGAAATGTTCCATTTCTGATTTATGCTCCGGGAAGAGTCGTCCCTGCGTTAGACGAAACTATCGCTTCCCAATTGGATGTAATTCCGACGATCCTGGGGCTTGTTGGTAAGAAGGCCGTTTTTTCCTCTATGGGAAGAAATCTTTTAGCTCCGGGAAGAACTCGAACGGCCTACTTTGCTTATGGAAATTTATTCGGCTGGATTGAAAATGATCTTTTTTATTTGAGATTTTTCGATGGGAAAGAAGATCTTTCCTACAATATCAATCCGCCTCGTGAGAAGAACAACTTCTGCGACTTGGATCCGAAGGTCTGCGATGAAATGAGCAAAAAGGCAAAGGCATACCTAAACTTAAGTTACGAATTGTTGAATCAAAATATCGTTTTTCCTTCGGAAACCGAATTACAAAAAGTAGTATCTACTAAAACGAATCCGTAAACAATAATAGAAAGATTCGCTCGCAATATAATAATCGCTTTTGCATTTGTTATACCGAACTCTCATTACTTACTAAGACAAAATGGCGCCCCTTCTGGGCTTGAAAAGCGTGGGTTAGATGCAAGCATTTACCACAAAACAAGAAAACCAACAGAAGGAACGTAATGAAAAGAAAAGTATATGTAGGAATGGATGTCCACAAAGAAACGATTAGAATTGCGTGTTTAACGAGCAATACAAAGGAAATAGTAAAAGAACAGCAGATAAAACATAATGAGGTTCAGATCAAAAAGTTCGTCAATAAACTAAAATCAGAATGGAACGAGATACATAGTTGTTACGAGGCGGGAGTAACCGGTTATCCACTTTACAGAAATCTAAAGTCTTTGGGAGTGAACTGTATCCTTGTAGCGCCAGGAAAGATACCAAGACAAAGTTCGGATAAGATCAAAACGGATAAGAGAGACGCGATCAAGTTAGCAAAATTATTACGAAGTGGAGAATTAGAATCGATTCATGTACCGAGTGAAGAGGACGAAGCGGTAAGAGATTATTTGAGATCCCGTGACAGCCTTCGTTTGGATTTAGGAAGGAATCGTCAAAGGTTAATGAAATTCTTATTAAGAAAGGGTATAACTTACTCAGCAACAAAGTATTGGACAGTCAGTCATAACAAATGGTTGAACAATCTACAGTTTAACAACGAGATCCTTCAAGAGACGTTTAACGACTATTATAGTCGGGTAAGAGTTCAAGAAGAGAATTTAAAAGCGATGGATAAGAGGATACAAGAGATAGCGAAAAGTGAACCGTATCGAGAGAAAGTAGGAATATTAAGATGTTTCCGAGGAGTGGATTATCTAACCGCAATGTTTTTACTTTGTGAGGTTTGTGACTTCAAACGATTCAAAACAGCCGGTTCGTTCATGAGTTTTTTAGGACTTGTTCCGGGAGAATATTCCAGCGGTTCCAAAAGAAAACAAACAGGGATAACAAAAACTGGAAGTCCCAGACTTCGAAGAATATTGACAGAAGCAGCTTGGCAACATCGTTTCCCTGGAACGGGAAGTAAGATTGTAACCGCACGTAGATCGGGACAACCTGCGTTAGTTGTTGCTTTGGCGGAAAAAGCATCTCTCAGATTACACAAGAAGTTTCGTAATCTACAGCAAAGAGGAAAAACTCCTCAGGTAATGATAACGGCAGTTTCAAGAGAGTTATCCGGATTTCTTTGGGCAGCGATGAATCTGGTTGCATAGAGTTAGAGTAATGTTTCATCCAATAATTGAATTCGTTAGAGAAGATGTACGATAAAGGAGGAATACTTGTTGGCTCAGTGTTGAAGCAAATTTGAATTTCAAATTTGACCTTCGTTTTAAGACTAAGAACAGCTCCCGATGTATAGATTATCCTGCGGTATCCAACCCGCGAATATCAGTCTGATCAATCGTCGCGAATGCTTTTCTCTAACGAGTTAAATTATTGGGTGATTAAAAAAAAATGCGAAAAAATATTTACAGCTCCGGATGGGGGCGCCATATCAGAGCCCGTCTCAAAATATAGGAACCTCGATGAGAAGCTTAACGGTTATAAAATATGCTCGAAAGCTCGTAAACTACCCAAAGGACGTAATTTGTGGGAACTTCTATATTTTATTACGAACTTACTGAACGATTGTAACTGGTTTCTTTAAAGGTTTTTAAGACAGGTTTTAAATTAAAAAAGAATGTTATTTCCTTCTATCGCGTTTTCAGAGAAAATTCCCAATCAATTAGAAAAGGGTCACAAATAGCAAAAGTTTTCCGTAA
Protein-coding regions in this window:
- a CDS encoding prepilin peptidase gives rise to the protein MPNLPDSPSFWLFLSFGSFGAASLGSFYVTLSFRILEYYYGKNRKSFSFFEKWKRIFTHPSSCDHCKAEIRYPKLLPIFGFFISKGKCQFCNGRIRPLFPLIEFSFVCIFIFCFSLTKNPAFSLIFLFLCGHLLISCLTDAFHFSLDYENLPWILFFGITSVFLFNGKLPGLNELYVLGSFFLVFLILFFLFPGGIGFGDVLFAPVYALIAGHPWWMFFLNASYIPAVLFTIVLRERGKSLRKAPIPMGLYFGIGLIITFLSKVLFDSNLLPFTIFSEYSNSD
- a CDS encoding ABC transporter ATP-binding protein, whose product is MQTASRARISVNDLRKTFGNSEIIKGVSLDIEEGDYVSLTGKSGSGKSTLLYMISSLDPPSSGTVEVDGKNIYRMNEEEIHDFRNKKMGFIFQFHYLLPEFTAIENVLMPARKAGLLKKCQSYAEYLLEEFDLKDRMDYRINRLSGGQAQRVAIARALVMNPKYIFADEPTGALDSTNTKVVMNILEKVNRETKATILVVTHDSDFASKTKRQIHLVDGQVVSLKEFETLKKSGKKERV
- a CDS encoding ABC transporter permease — its product is MLFIAVRQMLVRGKQTLTTLSGIVLGTAAFIIISGVLLGFRGYLVDQLINADCHVRISPRQEIIQPNSMDDLFPGENVFWLSPPSGKRGSTHLSKASLWYERLDQDKEVQAYSPQVSGRVFLFSGSNQETGKIIGIIPSRQVQVTPLADYITEGSVESLSAGNRIILGDGLAKFLGLGLNKTVWISSSYQDKTPFRIAGIFRSGNKALDDSIAYGLLSEVQLLTAQSGMVTDIAVRLKDVNLSLQKAEEWRNVGDERVVSWQEANTSFFAIFKLQDAIRYSMTAAILTVAGFGIYNILNVIINQKKREIAILRSIGYRPNEVLMIFLLQGLILGLSGGIIGLLVGFLVCIRIETLPFTNPLFSAKATTMVVSFAPAIYMQAFAQSMIATLIASWIPARSAGKLSPIEIIRGE
- a CDS encoding TetR/AcrR family transcriptional regulator yields the protein MNLQAQEEVQNSIELERDWPEGQKKIFLAAVEVFAQKGFSAATTGEIAKKAGVAEGLIFKYFKSKKELLLSLVLPILEDFIAPISLKRLQAIFAQEFSTLEEFLTAIFEERVAFIIKNKHLIRIIFQEAFITFEIQTVLKRVFKEKLAPKLKERLKSFQEKGMIIDMPIDSVFRLIVSNLAGYVLFTEILYRPETEGYSDQDVELKRTIEFIARGLKPKTKKELALKPKAKKKSPIPVATKVKKKKS
- a CDS encoding LTA synthase family protein, which encodes MFQRIPTHLKLVLGYVLYFAFILFLYKIAFLSVYWYRLQDVPFKEVLLAFLLGFRFDLVVIGMTLGLFALLSVLPYLNRFKLYRFFWGYTPILLGIWMIAHLIADIIYFENANKHIGYEGFVFLGKDLGVILKSALEQNTVTFLIGIAFLLFFLPLSTWLFLKYNPYRYREESWKSTLFQISAVLVVTIIAIRGGIQESPIRATNAIVSGNNFVNNIALNGVFTSIMDLKSQSIPKFLKLETEEAIEIVRKEISYPGSEFVSDKYPILRVQQETNPGTPPNVVLIMLENWTGKFIKPISNGLVEGKEVTPYFNQLLKKGRFYNRFIASGGRTTNGMMSILTGIPDRPGLTVVRTHQVLGNFSGIGNIFKRMGYDTYFVTGGDLSFDNKSTLMPHWGFDTVLGEKEIAKLGRFQLGAWGYDDADVLQLLHERISTSKKPILGLALTLTTHYPYRTPSEKFRIFDTSTRDYDFLNVYNYADWAIHNFITQAEKSKYFKNTIFVFVADHTHHRYLDYYEDRNVPFLIYAPGRVVPALDETIASQLDVIPTILGLVGKKAVFSSMGRNLLAPGRTRTAYFAYGNLFGWIENDLFYLRFFDGKEDLSYNINPPREKNNFCDLDPKVCDEMSKKAKAYLNLSYELLNQNIVFPSETELQKVVSTKTNP
- a CDS encoding IS110 family transposase; the protein is MKRKVYVGMDVHKETIRIACLTSNTKEIVKEQQIKHNEVQIKKFVNKLKSEWNEIHSCYEAGVTGYPLYRNLKSLGVNCILVAPGKIPRQSSDKIKTDKRDAIKLAKLLRSGELESIHVPSEEDEAVRDYLRSRDSLRLDLGRNRQRLMKFLLRKGITYSATKYWTVSHNKWLNNLQFNNEILQETFNDYYSRVRVQEENLKAMDKRIQEIAKSEPYREKVGILRCFRGVDYLTAMFLLCEVCDFKRFKTAGSFMSFLGLVPGEYSSGSKRKQTGITKTGSPRLRRILTEAAWQHRFPGTGSKIVTARRSGQPALVVALAEKASLRLHKKFRNLQQRGKTPQVMITAVSRELSGFLWAAMNLVA